Proteins co-encoded in one Stenotrophomonas maltophilia genomic window:
- a CDS encoding DUF6680 family protein codes for MTISDWMIVCATLAGPIIAVQVQKAIEAAREARSQKRWVFHQLMTTRAAQLSFQHVQALNMIDLAFYGKGPGKRSVKEQRVLDLWKEHLDLLSDRALQDRDIDAWITKLQDSHVELMMAIADDVGYHFDRVVLRKGAYNPEAHGVEEHEQKQLRRLAIGVLEGRNPLTMNVASFPIDEDAQNAQTELSRRLSELVSEGELKVRLSQPERTTSPPDEGTA; via the coding sequence ATGACCATCAGCGATTGGATGATTGTGTGCGCCACATTGGCCGGCCCGATCATCGCCGTGCAAGTCCAGAAGGCGATTGAGGCGGCGCGAGAGGCGAGAAGCCAAAAACGGTGGGTCTTCCATCAACTGATGACGACGCGGGCCGCGCAGCTGTCGTTTCAGCACGTTCAGGCCCTGAACATGATTGATCTGGCGTTCTATGGGAAAGGCCCTGGGAAACGCAGCGTCAAGGAACAGCGGGTCCTGGATCTCTGGAAAGAGCATCTCGACCTGCTCTCGGATCGAGCCCTTCAAGACCGAGACATTGACGCCTGGATCACTAAGCTGCAGGACTCCCATGTCGAACTGATGATGGCGATCGCAGATGACGTGGGCTACCACTTTGACCGTGTCGTGCTCCGTAAGGGCGCATATAACCCGGAGGCCCATGGCGTCGAAGAACACGAGCAAAAGCAACTTCGCCGCTTGGCTATTGGGGTACTTGAGGGAAGAAACCCCCTCACGATGAACGTTGCCAGCTTCCCCATCGACGAAGACGCACAGAACGCTCAGACCGAACTATCAAGGCGGCTGAGTGAGCTGGTCTCGGAAGGAGAGTTAAAGGTTAGGCTCTCTCAGCCGGAAAGGACCACCTCCCCGCCTGATGAAGGGACGGCTTAG
- a CDS encoding DUF805 domain-containing protein codes for MISALVPIRRCFDFSGRSNRKEFWSYSLLAALVVAVSYTLMDGGYWLTGTVLLDGDAFDPFRTLGWFMTVGAVIVLLPPMLALAVRRLHDIDESGWYVVIAFIPLGVFVLFPVMLLPGSEEENRFGGISGLPGA; via the coding sequence ATGATTTCCGCACTTGTGCCCATCAGGCGTTGCTTTGACTTTTCAGGGCGATCCAACCGCAAGGAATTCTGGTCGTACTCCCTGCTTGCTGCTCTGGTGGTGGCGGTGAGCTACACCTTGATGGACGGCGGATACTGGCTGACGGGCACCGTGCTCCTCGATGGGGATGCCTTCGATCCGTTCCGGACGCTGGGGTGGTTCATGACGGTTGGCGCCGTCATCGTCCTCCTTCCACCGATGCTGGCCCTGGCTGTGCGACGACTGCACGACATCGACGAGTCTGGCTGGTACGTCGTGATCGCCTTCATCCCGTTGGGTGTATTCGTCCTCTTCCCTGTCATGCTCCTGCCGGGTAGCGAGGAGGAGAATCGATTCGGCGGCATTTCCGGCCTGCCAGGCGCCTGA
- a CDS encoding acyl-CoA thioesterase — MPLTILPRFSEVDVLGHVTNTALPVWFEEGRQEIFRHFSGEASMRDLTLILRRYEIDFLQQIQAGREVRIETRIENIGRSSLSIVQQAFQLDVLVASGRCVMVHFDYAANTSREIDAGQRQALSALFTEEYAQRMREASEPATQA, encoded by the coding sequence ATGCCGCTGACGATCCTTCCGCGATTCTCCGAAGTGGACGTACTCGGCCACGTCACCAACACCGCCCTGCCCGTCTGGTTCGAGGAGGGCCGCCAGGAGATCTTCCGGCACTTCAGCGGCGAGGCCAGCATGCGCGACCTGACGCTGATCCTGCGCCGCTACGAGATCGACTTCCTGCAGCAGATACAGGCAGGACGCGAAGTGCGTATCGAGACCCGCATCGAGAACATTGGCCGCTCCTCGCTGTCGATCGTGCAGCAGGCATTCCAGCTCGATGTACTGGTCGCCAGCGGACGCTGCGTGATGGTGCATTTCGACTATGCGGCCAATACGTCGCGCGAGATCGATGCAGGGCAGCGACAGGCGTTGTCGGCGCTGTTCACCGAGGAGTATGCGCAACGGATGCGCGAAGCAAGCGAGCCTGCCACCCAGGCCTGA
- the rimK gene encoding 30S ribosomal protein S6--L-glutamate ligase, which translates to MKLAILSRNSSLYSTRRLVEAARARGHTVRILDPLRCYMRIAADGFSMHYKGRPMTGVDVVIPRIGASITRYGTAVLRQFELMGARTPNPSDAILRSRDKLRAHQLLAAKGIDMPVTVFGDNPDDTVDLLSMLGPPPHVVKLNEGTQGRGVILTEKASASRGIVEALRGLYANFLMQEFIGEAKGADLRCFVVGDQVVASMQRQAPEGDFRSNLHAGGTAVAAKASRAEQQVAVRSAKALGLSVCGVDLIRSARGPLVLEVNSTPGLEGIEAACGVDVATRIIAHVEKLKKP; encoded by the coding sequence ATGAAGCTCGCCATCCTGTCCCGCAACAGCTCCCTGTATTCCACCCGCCGGCTGGTCGAGGCGGCGCGCGCACGCGGCCATACGGTGCGCATTCTCGACCCGCTGCGCTGCTACATGCGCATCGCCGCCGATGGCTTCTCGATGCACTACAAGGGCCGGCCGATGACCGGCGTGGATGTGGTGATCCCGCGCATCGGTGCCTCGATCACCCGCTACGGCACCGCCGTGCTGCGCCAGTTCGAGCTGATGGGCGCACGCACCCCCAATCCCTCCGACGCGATCCTGCGCTCGCGCGACAAACTGCGTGCGCACCAGCTGCTGGCGGCCAAGGGCATCGACATGCCGGTGACGGTATTCGGCGACAACCCCGATGACACTGTGGACCTGCTATCCATGCTCGGGCCGCCGCCGCATGTGGTGAAGCTCAACGAGGGCACCCAGGGCCGCGGCGTGATCCTCACCGAGAAAGCCAGCGCCTCGCGCGGCATCGTCGAGGCATTGCGCGGCCTGTACGCCAATTTCCTCATGCAGGAATTCATCGGCGAGGCCAAGGGCGCCGACCTGCGCTGCTTCGTGGTCGGCGACCAGGTGGTGGCCTCGATGCAGCGACAGGCCCCTGAAGGTGACTTCCGCTCCAACCTGCATGCCGGTGGCACCGCGGTGGCGGCCAAGGCCAGCCGCGCCGAACAACAGGTGGCGGTGCGCTCGGCCAAGGCGCTGGGGTTGTCGGTGTGTGGGGTGGACCTGATCCGCTCCGCCCGTGGCCCGCTGGTGCTGGAGGTCAACTCCACCCCTGGCCTGGAGGGCATCGAGGCAGCCTGCGGAGTCGATGTCGCCACGCGCATCATTGCGCATGTCGAGAAGCTGAAAAAGCCCTGA
- a CDS encoding response regulator transcription factor: MRILVIEDNSDIAANLGDYLEDRGHTVDFAADGVTGLHLAVVHEFDAIVLDLNLPGMDGIEVCRKLRNEARKQTPVLMLTARDSLDNKLAGFDSGADDYLIKPFALQEVEVRLNALSRRGKGVQTRVLETGDLEYNLDTLEVRRQGKLLQLNPTALKILQALMEAAPAVVTRQELETRVWGEELPDSDSLRVHIHGLRAVVDKPFEVPLIQTRHGIGYRIATPEA, translated from the coding sequence GTGCGCATTCTCGTAATCGAAGACAACAGCGACATCGCCGCCAACCTTGGCGACTACCTTGAGGATCGTGGCCACACCGTGGACTTCGCTGCCGACGGCGTGACCGGCCTGCACCTGGCGGTGGTCCACGAGTTCGACGCCATCGTGCTGGATCTCAACCTGCCGGGCATGGATGGCATTGAAGTGTGCCGCAAGCTGCGCAACGAAGCGCGCAAGCAGACCCCGGTGCTGATGCTGACCGCGCGTGATTCGCTGGACAACAAGCTGGCCGGTTTCGACTCCGGCGCCGACGACTACCTGATCAAGCCGTTCGCGCTGCAGGAAGTGGAAGTGCGCTTGAACGCGCTGTCGCGACGCGGCAAGGGCGTGCAGACCCGCGTGCTGGAGACCGGCGATCTGGAATACAACCTGGACACGCTGGAAGTGCGCCGCCAGGGCAAGCTGCTGCAGCTCAACCCGACCGCGCTGAAGATCCTGCAGGCACTGATGGAAGCGGCCCCGGCCGTGGTGACCCGCCAAGAACTGGAAACCCGCGTGTGGGGCGAAGAACTGCCCGACTCGGATTCGCTGCGCGTGCATATCCATGGCCTGCGCGCCGTGGTCGACAAGCCCTTTGAAGTGCCGCTGATCCAGACCCGCCATGGCATCGGATACCGCATCGCCACCCCGGAAGCCTGA
- a CDS encoding sensor histidine kinase, whose protein sequence is MASDTASPPRKPDSVATKGERRRTPYRRRLRSRIIVSFVLLGFCLTTLFAFATNWARMRVENQLVEDVINHNIEEYARRFYEHPGRNPAVPVQQIRAYAYSADKFDKARESWPQWADLQNGNYNLSGTDEQGQPYAYKLAVRKADDAWFFLAYDMTDSVRGGKQLNRALVLSVLVFSVLSLVLGWWSASKVMKPVSDLAARLRAYRGGTSDPEPLAPRFPDDEVGQLAQALDDYSSRLTEVVQRDREFNADVSHELRTPLAVIRGATELLLTRPGLDEKVLQRLQRIQRAEQQCSDLIGALLLLSRNERGQGTSNVARVAEQLLDAHRAQLGGKPLELALEGERDLVIDAPEAALSVALGNLIGNAVKYSQDGEVRVHVGANAVSVTDSGPGLSEEDAAKLFQRGYRGTHAGHSQGGGIGLSIVSRLCDLYGWQVSVRPGGQRGVIATLTFSPKPL, encoded by the coding sequence ATGGCATCGGATACCGCATCGCCACCCCGGAAGCCTGATTCCGTGGCAACCAAGGGGGAGCGCCGACGTACGCCCTATCGGCGGCGTCTGCGCAGCCGCATCATCGTTTCATTCGTGTTGTTGGGCTTCTGCCTGACGACACTGTTCGCCTTCGCCACCAACTGGGCCCGCATGCGGGTGGAAAACCAGCTGGTGGAGGATGTGATCAACCACAACATCGAAGAGTACGCACGCCGCTTCTACGAGCATCCTGGTCGGAATCCGGCAGTGCCGGTACAGCAGATCCGGGCCTACGCGTACTCGGCCGACAAGTTCGACAAGGCGCGCGAGTCCTGGCCGCAGTGGGCCGACCTGCAGAACGGCAACTACAACCTCAGTGGCACCGACGAACAGGGGCAGCCCTACGCCTACAAGCTCGCGGTGCGCAAGGCCGATGACGCCTGGTTCTTCCTCGCCTATGACATGACCGACAGCGTGCGCGGTGGCAAGCAGCTCAACCGCGCGCTGGTGTTGTCGGTGCTGGTGTTCAGCGTGCTGTCGCTGGTGCTCGGCTGGTGGTCGGCCTCGAAGGTGATGAAGCCGGTGTCGGATCTGGCGGCGCGGCTGCGTGCCTACCGTGGCGGCACCAGTGATCCGGAGCCCTTGGCGCCGCGCTTCCCCGATGATGAAGTGGGGCAGCTGGCACAGGCGCTGGACGACTACTCCTCGCGGCTGACCGAAGTGGTACAGCGTGACCGCGAGTTCAACGCCGACGTCAGCCACGAGCTGCGCACGCCGCTGGCGGTGATCCGTGGCGCCACCGAACTGCTGCTGACCCGCCCCGGGCTGGACGAGAAGGTGCTGCAGCGCCTGCAGCGCATCCAGCGTGCCGAACAGCAATGCAGCGATCTGATTGGCGCGCTGCTGCTGCTGTCGCGCAACGAGCGCGGGCAAGGCACCAGCAACGTGGCCCGCGTGGCCGAGCAGCTGCTGGATGCACACCGCGCGCAGCTGGGCGGCAAGCCGCTGGAGCTGGCGCTGGAAGGCGAGCGTGATCTGGTGATCGACGCACCCGAAGCCGCACTGTCGGTGGCGCTGGGCAACCTGATCGGCAACGCGGTGAAGTATTCCCAGGATGGCGAAGTGCGCGTGCATGTGGGCGCCAACGCCGTCTCGGTGACCGACAGCGGTCCGGGCCTGAGCGAGGAAGACGCGGCCAAGCTGTTCCAGCGTGGCTACCGCGGTACCCACGCGGGCCATTCGCAGGGCGGCGGCATCGGCCTGTCGATCGTCAGCCGCCTGTGCGACCTGTACGGCTGGCAGGTGAGTGTGCGGCCCGGTGGCCAGCGCGGCGTGATCGCCACACTGACGTTCTCGCCCAAGCCGCTGTAA
- the coaE gene encoding dephospho-CoA kinase (Dephospho-CoA kinase (CoaE) performs the final step in coenzyme A biosynthesis.) encodes MSRYVVGLTGGIAAGKSEVTRRFEALGIVVADADLAARAVVEAGSPALAQITARFGAGMLLPDGQLDRARLRAHVFADPAERAALEAITHPAIRRLMQQQCEQARSPYAIAAIPLLTEVGGRKAYPWLDRVLLVDAPEGVQHARLMQRDGIDAALADRMIAAQASRTQRQALADDVVVNDGQPDDLQAQVEHLHAQYLGLAGG; translated from the coding sequence ATGAGCCGTTATGTGGTGGGCCTGACCGGTGGCATCGCCGCCGGCAAGAGTGAAGTGACCCGGCGCTTCGAGGCGCTGGGCATCGTGGTGGCCGACGCCGATCTGGCCGCCCGCGCGGTGGTGGAGGCCGGCAGCCCGGCCCTGGCGCAGATTACCGCGCGTTTCGGCGCCGGGATGCTTCTGCCCGATGGCCAACTGGACCGGGCCCGGCTGCGCGCCCATGTCTTCGCCGACCCGGCGGAACGGGCGGCGCTGGAAGCCATCACCCACCCGGCCATCCGCCGGCTGATGCAGCAGCAGTGCGAACAGGCCCGGAGCCCTTATGCGATTGCGGCCATTCCGCTGCTGACCGAGGTGGGTGGCCGGAAAGCCTACCCATGGCTGGACCGGGTGCTGCTGGTGGATGCACCGGAAGGGGTGCAGCACGCCCGCCTGATGCAACGCGACGGCATCGATGCCGCGCTGGCCGACCGCATGATTGCCGCCCAGGCCAGCCGCACACAGCGCCAGGCACTGGCCGATGACGTGGTGGTCAATGATGGGCAGCCGGACGACCTGCAAGCGCAGGTGGAACACCTGCATGCGCAGTACCTGGGGCTGGCCGGGGGCTGA
- a CDS encoding prepilin peptidase: MAFLDQHPGLGYPAAAAFGLLLGSFLNVVILRLPKRLEWQWKRDAREVLEEPDFYEPPPPGIVVEPSHCPHCKHKLSWYENIPLFSWLVQGGKCRHCKAPISLQYPLVEALTAVLVLACVWQFGFGWQGFGAIVLTCFLVALSGIDLRTQLLPDQLTLPLMWLGLIGSIDNLYMPAKPALVGAAVGYLSLWTVWWLFKQLTGKEGMGHGDFKLLAALGAWSGLKGILPIILLSSVLGAIIGSIWLYSRGRDRATPIPFGPYLAIAGWLYFMWGAPLVEHYLVLSGLR, from the coding sequence ATGGCATTTCTCGACCAGCACCCCGGCCTTGGCTATCCCGCCGCGGCCGCTTTTGGACTGCTGCTGGGCAGTTTCCTCAACGTGGTCATCCTGCGCCTGCCCAAGCGGCTGGAGTGGCAGTGGAAGCGCGACGCGCGCGAGGTGCTGGAAGAACCGGACTTCTACGAGCCACCACCGCCGGGGATCGTGGTGGAGCCCTCGCACTGCCCCCACTGCAAGCACAAGCTGAGCTGGTACGAGAACATCCCCCTGTTCAGCTGGCTCGTTCAGGGGGGTAAATGCCGCCACTGCAAGGCCCCCATCTCACTGCAGTACCCGCTGGTGGAGGCGCTGACCGCTGTGCTGGTGCTGGCCTGCGTCTGGCAGTTCGGCTTCGGCTGGCAGGGCTTCGGCGCCATCGTGCTGACCTGTTTCCTGGTCGCCCTGTCCGGCATCGACCTGCGCACCCAGCTGCTTCCGGACCAGCTGACCCTGCCGCTGATGTGGCTGGGCCTGATAGGCAGCATCGACAACCTGTACATGCCAGCCAAGCCCGCCCTGGTGGGCGCGGCGGTGGGCTACCTGTCGCTGTGGACGGTCTGGTGGCTGTTCAAGCAGCTGACCGGCAAGGAAGGCATGGGCCACGGCGATTTCAAGCTGCTGGCGGCCCTCGGCGCCTGGAGCGGGCTGAAGGGCATCCTGCCGATCATCCTGCTGTCTTCGGTGCTGGGCGCCATCATCGGCTCGATCTGGCTGTACAGCCGCGGCCGTGACCGCGCCACCCCGATTCCGTTCGGCCCGTACCTGGCCATCGCCGGCTGGCTCTACTTCATGTGGGGCGCGCCGCTGGTGGAGCATTACCTGGTGTTGAGCGGGCTGCGCTGA
- a CDS encoding type II secretion system F family protein — protein sequence MSVSRSAIKKEPVARATMELQPFVWEGTDKRGIKMKGEQLAKNANLLRAELRKQGINPGQVKPKPKPLFGAAGKPVTPKDIAFFSRQMATMMKSGVPIVSALEIIGSGHKNPRMKKMVDGIRADIEGGSSLYEAISRHPVQFDELYRNLVRAGESAGVLETVLDTIASYKENIEALKGKIKKALFYPAMVLVVAFLVSTILLVWVVPQFEEVFQSFGADLPAFTQMVVNLSRFMVSWWWLIAIVVIGAVVAIAMTYRRSEKMQHTVDRLVLKVPVIGQIMHNSAIARFARTTAVTFKAGVPLVEALGIVAGATGNKVYGDAVLRMRDDVSVGYPVNMAMKQLNLFPHMVIQMTGIGEEAGALDAMLFKVAEYYEQEVNNAVDALSSLLEPMIMVFIGTIVGGLVIAMYLPIFKLGAVVG from the coding sequence ATGTCTGTCAGTCGCAGTGCGATCAAGAAAGAGCCCGTGGCCCGTGCCACGATGGAGCTGCAACCGTTTGTCTGGGAGGGGACCGACAAGCGGGGCATCAAGATGAAGGGCGAGCAGTTGGCCAAGAACGCCAACCTGCTGCGTGCCGAACTGCGCAAGCAGGGCATCAACCCGGGCCAGGTCAAGCCCAAGCCGAAGCCGTTGTTCGGTGCCGCCGGCAAGCCGGTGACGCCCAAGGACATCGCCTTCTTCAGCCGGCAGATGGCCACCATGATGAAGTCCGGCGTGCCGATCGTCTCGGCGCTGGAAATCATCGGCAGCGGGCACAAGAACCCGCGCATGAAGAAGATGGTGGACGGCATCCGCGCCGACATCGAGGGCGGTTCCTCGCTGTACGAGGCCATCAGCCGCCATCCGGTGCAGTTCGACGAGCTCTACCGCAACCTGGTCCGCGCCGGCGAGAGCGCCGGTGTGCTGGAAACCGTGCTGGACACGATTGCCTCCTACAAGGAGAACATCGAAGCGCTGAAGGGCAAGATCAAGAAGGCCCTGTTCTACCCGGCCATGGTGCTGGTGGTGGCGTTCCTGGTCAGCACCATCCTGCTGGTGTGGGTGGTGCCGCAGTTCGAGGAGGTCTTCCAGAGCTTCGGCGCCGACCTGCCGGCGTTCACCCAGATGGTGGTGAACCTGTCGCGGTTCATGGTGTCCTGGTGGTGGCTGATCGCCATTGTGGTGATCGGTGCGGTGGTGGCCATTGCCATGACCTACCGGCGCTCGGAGAAGATGCAGCACACCGTCGACCGGCTGGTGCTGAAGGTGCCGGTGATCGGCCAGATCATGCACAACAGCGCCATCGCCCGCTTCGCCCGCACCACGGCGGTGACCTTCAAGGCCGGCGTGCCGCTGGTGGAGGCGCTGGGCATCGTGGCCGGCGCCACCGGCAACAAGGTCTATGGCGACGCCGTGCTGCGCATGCGCGACGACGTGTCGGTCGGCTACCCGGTCAACATGGCCATGAAGCAGCTGAACCTGTTCCCGCACATGGTCATCCAGATGACCGGCATCGGTGAAGAGGCCGGCGCCCTGGATGCCATGCTGTTCAAGGTGGCTGAATACTACGAGCAGGAAGTGAACAATGCCGTGGATGCCTTGAGCAGCCTGCTCGAACCGATGATCATGGTGTTCATTGGTACCATTGTCGGTGGCTTGGTCATCGCGATGTACCTGCCCATCTTCAAACTCGGCGCCGTCGTCGGCTAA
- a CDS encoding pilin, with amino-acid sequence MKNQKGFTLIELMIVVAIIAILAAIALPAYSNYTKKAKVSEVILAASSLRTDLSEYVASNNKLPDNKWQPDFQPTKYVKSLSWDGKAIIAEAQAIGDGNIDGKTITLTPDSSKVANGVIPEWTCEGSIDTKFRPGSCQGKPAASL; translated from the coding sequence ATGAAGAACCAGAAGGGCTTCACCCTGATCGAACTGATGATCGTCGTTGCGATCATCGCCATCCTGGCCGCCATCGCGCTGCCGGCTTACTCGAACTACACCAAGAAGGCCAAGGTCTCGGAAGTGATCCTGGCGGCTTCTTCGCTGCGTACCGACCTGTCGGAATACGTGGCCAGCAACAACAAGCTGCCGGACAACAAGTGGCAGCCGGACTTCCAGCCGACCAAGTATGTGAAGTCGCTGTCGTGGGATGGCAAGGCCATCATCGCCGAGGCTCAGGCGATTGGTGACGGCAACATCGACGGCAAGACCATCACCCTGACCCCGGACTCCAGCAAGGTGGCCAACGGCGTGATCCCGGAATGGACCTGCGAAGGCTCGATCGACACCAAGTTCCGCCCGGGTTCCTGCCAGGGCAAGCCGGCAGCCTCGCTGTAA
- a CDS encoding sterol desaturase family protein, giving the protein MGALAVLVPKMEFDLGAQLYEAYASVSVEAGAFLLLALILQRRNIAGILRRVWPQGARVNLLCLALEVVLLMPLLGMLLIWMYRASRGWQMAWTAELWNALPAWGVLLIVLFVADGISYVRHRLEHTRWFWPIHAMHHSDRELSWFSAYRQHPLNRLNAALIDIGILLLLGVPLWAIYANALVRHYYGLLTHANVPWTFGWLGRVLVSPAMHRWHHVRQGEGVGKNFATVFSVFDQAFGTFYVPSACREPTGLDEPGHNAFLVQMCNPFIKAATALRVMTVVRQQPPRIEE; this is encoded by the coding sequence ATGGGTGCATTGGCGGTTCTGGTGCCGAAAATGGAGTTCGACCTGGGCGCTCAACTGTATGAAGCCTATGCCTCGGTCAGCGTCGAGGCCGGGGCCTTCCTGCTGCTTGCGCTGATCCTGCAGCGCCGGAACATTGCAGGCATCCTGCGGCGCGTGTGGCCACAGGGCGCCCGCGTGAACCTGCTGTGCCTGGCGCTGGAGGTGGTGCTGCTGATGCCGCTTCTGGGGATGCTGCTGATCTGGATGTATCGGGCCAGCCGGGGCTGGCAGATGGCCTGGACCGCGGAGCTGTGGAATGCGCTGCCGGCGTGGGGCGTGCTGCTGATCGTGCTGTTCGTGGCCGACGGCATCAGTTATGTCCGGCACCGGCTCGAACATACCCGCTGGTTCTGGCCGATCCATGCGATGCACCACAGCGATCGCGAGCTGAGCTGGTTCTCGGCCTATCGCCAGCACCCATTGAACCGGCTCAATGCCGCGCTGATCGATATCGGCATTCTGCTGCTGTTGGGCGTGCCGCTCTGGGCGATCTATGCCAATGCGCTGGTCAGGCACTATTACGGCCTGCTGACCCATGCCAACGTGCCATGGACATTTGGATGGCTGGGGCGGGTGCTGGTCTCTCCGGCGATGCACCGGTGGCACCACGTGCGCCAGGGGGAGGGCGTCGGCAAGAACTTCGCGACGGTGTTTTCAGTGTTCGACCAGGCATTCGGTACGTTCTACGTGCCCAGCGCGTGCCGCGAGCCGACCGGGCTGGACGAACCTGGGCACAACGCGTTCCTGGTCCAGATGTGCAACCCATTCATCAAGGCAGCCACGGCGCTGCGGGTCATGACGGTGGTGCGGCAGCAGCCTCCACGCATCGAGGAGTGA